From a region of the Fischerella sp. JS2 genome:
- a CDS encoding response regulator transcription factor yields MLILLVEDDPAQLEPLRAALLKVGHTVDAIEDGETAQWFAFHKDYDLLILDWMLPKVSGVELCQSYRRAGKVAPVLILTAKDTVSDKVMGLDAGADDYLVKPVDVLELLARVRALGRRSPMWQGDVLSLGDLQLHLANLTIELDSVTTQLSSREFQLMEYLMRHPRQVLSHDQIEQALWSCGEEPESNAVTTLVRRLRQRLQIIGARDWIETVHRVGYRLNPPNS; encoded by the coding sequence ATGTTGATCTTACTAGTTGAAGACGACCCAGCCCAGTTGGAACCTCTGCGGGCAGCATTATTAAAAGTGGGGCATACAGTAGATGCGATCGAAGATGGAGAAACAGCACAATGGTTTGCTTTTCACAAAGATTATGACTTACTGATTCTAGATTGGATGTTACCTAAGGTGAGTGGAGTGGAATTGTGTCAGTCATATCGACGGGCGGGTAAAGTGGCTCCAGTGCTAATACTGACTGCAAAAGATACGGTTTCAGATAAGGTGATGGGTTTGGATGCGGGAGCAGATGATTACTTAGTCAAGCCAGTGGATGTGTTAGAGTTGTTGGCGCGGGTGCGGGCATTGGGAAGGCGATCGCCAATGTGGCAAGGAGATGTACTCAGCTTAGGTGATTTGCAGTTGCATTTAGCTAATTTAACTATCGAGCTTGATTCAGTCACAACTCAACTTTCTAGCCGGGAGTTCCAATTGATGGAATATTTGATGCGTCATCCCCGTCAAGTTTTATCTCATGATCAGATTGAGCAAGCCTTATGGAGTTGTGGAGAAGAACCCGAAAGTAATGCAGTTACAACTTTGGTGCGGCGCTTGCGTCAACGTCTGCAAATCATTGGGGCCAGAGATTGGATCGAAACTGTGCATCGGGTAGGCTATCGGTTGAATCCGCCGAACTCATAA
- a CDS encoding ribonuclease D, with amino-acid sequence MPYLTSASAICSQIAEFTQSSTLWIDTEVADYKSKNPRLSLIQVLDDPTDMSGDRIYILDVLDLPDLVADFIAQIMMNPTIEKVFHNASYDLKFLGNKKAKNVTCTLDMAKKIPYYILPLPNYRLQTLADKLCKFLHVDKQEQTSDWGQRPLTEEQIEYAYLDCIYLAQVHARLIELNQKNNPDPETEDLMALAKKYQEVEQTWKIVKSEYEHLQERIKKAMQAQNLAETSDFKLNSYERTTVKVALTELARLIQIKDIELDLPIILTQKMQKDLGENLEQLSVEVEKNQYWRLTAKNEEDTDKDE; translated from the coding sequence ATGCCTTATCTGACATCAGCTAGTGCCATTTGTTCTCAGATTGCTGAATTTACTCAAAGCTCTACTTTATGGATAGATACAGAAGTGGCTGATTATAAAAGTAAGAATCCCAGATTGTCGCTGATTCAGGTACTAGATGATCCCACAGATATGAGTGGCGATCGCATTTATATTTTAGATGTATTAGATTTGCCGGATCTTGTAGCTGATTTCATTGCTCAAATCATGATGAATCCTACAATTGAAAAGGTCTTTCACAATGCCAGCTACGATTTGAAGTTTTTAGGTAACAAAAAAGCCAAAAATGTCACTTGTACTCTAGACATGGCAAAAAAAATTCCTTACTATATCCTGCCATTACCTAACTATCGGCTTCAAACTCTAGCTGACAAACTATGTAAATTCTTACATGTTGACAAACAAGAACAAACAAGCGATTGGGGACAAAGACCTCTAACTGAAGAACAAATAGAATATGCTTACCTAGATTGTATTTATCTCGCTCAGGTACATGCACGGCTAATAGAATTGAACCAAAAAAATAATCCTGACCCTGAAACAGAAGACTTAATGGCACTAGCAAAAAAATACCAAGAAGTTGAACAAACTTGGAAAATAGTTAAATCAGAGTACGAACATTTACAAGAGCGAATCAAAAAAGCTATGCAAGCTCAAAATTTAGCTGAAACTTCTGATTTTAAGTTAAATAGTTATGAACGCACAACAGTAAAAGTTGCCTTAACAGAGTTAGCTAGATTAATACAAATTAAAGATATTGAACTAGATTTACCAATTATATTGACTCAGAAAATGCAAAAAGATTTGGGAGAAAATCTGGAACAATTATCGGTAGAGGTAGAGAAAAATCAATATTGGCGCTTGACAGCTAAAAATGAAGAAGATACCGATAAAGATGAGTAA